A single genomic interval of Halorubrum aethiopicum harbors:
- a CDS encoding DsrE family protein: MTKAAIVILAGNESHADYGRLANALEAAKEFADTDGDELELVFDGAGTQWVPELEDEESDYHELYRTVRDDAVVCDYCSGAFGVDEAVADAGLVTLDEHDGHPSIRSLVDNDYEIITF, translated from the coding sequence ATGACGAAAGCAGCGATAGTGATCCTCGCCGGCAACGAATCGCACGCCGACTACGGCCGCCTCGCGAACGCGCTGGAGGCCGCAAAGGAGTTCGCCGACACCGACGGCGACGAACTCGAACTGGTCTTCGATGGGGCCGGCACCCAGTGGGTCCCCGAACTCGAAGACGAGGAGAGCGACTACCACGAGCTGTATCGGACGGTCCGCGACGACGCGGTCGTCTGTGACTACTGTTCGGGCGCGTTCGGCGTCGACGAGGCCGTCGCCGACGCCGGTCTCGTCACCCTCGACGAACACGACGGCCACCCGAGCATCCGCTCGCTCGTCGACAACGACTACGAGATCATCACCTTCTAA
- a CDS encoding AbrB/MazE/SpoVT family DNA-binding domain-containing protein has protein sequence MVRKKKLSPSGAKDDDGEYHNVHVNLHEDELAVAGMEIGDEVFVRVRDGKIIIQKADSDPEQLEHDF, from the coding sequence ATGGTCCGCAAAAAGAAGCTCAGCCCGAGTGGCGCCAAGGACGACGACGGGGAGTACCACAACGTCCACGTGAACCTCCACGAGGACGAGCTCGCCGTCGCCGGGATGGAGATCGGCGACGAGGTGTTCGTTCGCGTCCGCGACGGCAAGATCATCATCCAGAAGGCGGACTCGGACCCCGAGCAGCTCGAACACGACTTCTGA
- a CDS encoding cobalt-precorrin-7 (C(5))-methyltransferase has product MSDGNAGDGREESTDRRGPNATASGDVDGTDDAGNLDTGSDPAAYAAATPEVGLPDAPGPAGDAPAVRAVGVGPGNPEFLVPRADRAIRRADVVIGFETVVDLVRDRTDADLLSCGYRDEAETLATFADRVAGGDRGVAVLMGDPNHSGYQFLGKVERAVDEATDGGVGVRVVPGVSSLQVAASRCRTPMEDATFVTLHKRGDLAVDLDRLRRDVGDRHLLVLPRPFDWMPGDVAADLLEHGGRADATALVCERLTRDDEAIARTTLGDLAEHAGGDGRDDSPFSDLSVLVVRR; this is encoded by the coding sequence ATGAGCGATGGGAACGCCGGAGATGGCCGGGAGGAGTCGACCGATCGACGCGGTCCGAACGCCACCGCCTCGGGCGATGTCGACGGGACGGACGACGCGGGGAATCTCGACACCGGATCCGACCCGGCGGCGTACGCGGCCGCGACGCCCGAGGTCGGGCTTCCGGACGCGCCGGGACCGGCCGGCGACGCGCCGGCGGTCCGCGCGGTCGGGGTCGGCCCCGGGAACCCGGAGTTCCTCGTTCCGCGGGCCGACCGGGCGATCCGGCGGGCGGACGTCGTCATCGGGTTCGAGACGGTCGTCGACCTCGTCCGCGACCGCACCGACGCGGACCTCCTCTCCTGCGGGTACCGCGACGAGGCCGAGACGCTGGCGACGTTCGCCGACCGCGTCGCCGGCGGCGACCGCGGGGTCGCGGTTCTGATGGGAGACCCGAACCACTCGGGGTACCAGTTCCTCGGAAAGGTCGAGCGCGCCGTCGACGAGGCGACGGACGGCGGGGTAGGGGTTCGCGTCGTCCCCGGCGTCTCCTCGCTTCAGGTCGCGGCGAGCAGGTGCCGGACGCCGATGGAGGACGCGACGTTCGTCACGCTCCACAAGCGCGGCGACCTCGCGGTCGACCTCGACCGGCTCCGCCGGGACGTCGGCGACCGCCACCTGCTCGTTCTCCCACGTCCGTTCGACTGGATGCCGGGGGACGTCGCGGCGGACCTGCTCGAACACGGCGGGCGGGCGGACGCGACCGCGCTCGTCTGCGAGCGGCTCACCCGCGACGACGAGGCGATCGCGCGGACGACGCTTGGCGACCTCGCCGAGCACGCGGGCGGCGACGGCCGCGACGACTCCCCGTTCTCGGACCTCTCGGTGCTCGTCGTCAGGCGGTGA
- a CDS encoding non-histone chromosomal MC1 family protein, translated as MVREDGKRNFALREEDGSEPSEFSGNMPRQAALKAARTLEPAPSEEEAERITLRLREKGTEKVHEYEGWAWKASAPEVDEADDDFWLNDLDDITKANVSKQGIEYLDEE; from the coding sequence ATGGTACGTGAAGACGGTAAGCGAAACTTCGCCCTCCGGGAGGAGGACGGGTCGGAACCGAGCGAGTTCTCCGGGAACATGCCGAGACAGGCGGCGCTCAAGGCGGCTCGGACCCTCGAGCCCGCCCCTTCCGAGGAGGAGGCGGAACGGATCACGCTCAGGCTCCGCGAGAAAGGGACGGAAAAGGTACACGAATACGAGGGGTGGGCGTGGAAGGCGAGCGCTCCCGAAGTCGACGAGGCCGACGACGACTTCTGGCTCAACGACCTCGACGACATCACGAAGGCGAACGTCTCGAAACAGGGTATCGAGTACCTCGACGAGGAGTAA